The following coding sequences are from one Capsicum annuum cultivar UCD-10X-F1 chromosome 3, UCD10Xv1.1, whole genome shotgun sequence window:
- the LOC107863780 gene encoding histone H2B.2 codes for MAPKAAEKKPTEKKPASAAAEKSKAGKKLPKDAGGAADKKKKRAKKSIETYKIYIFKVLKQVHPDIGISSKAMGIMNSFINDIFEKLAQESSRLARINKKPTITSREIQTAVRLVLPGELAKHAVSEGTKAVTKFTSG; via the coding sequence ATGGCACCAAAGGCAGCAGAGAAAAAACCCACAGAGAAGAAGCCGGCTTCTGCCGCAGCTGAGAAATCAAAGGCTGGGAAGAAGCTCCCAAAGGATGCTGGTGGTGCTGCagacaagaagaagaagagggcAAAGAAGTCGATAGAGACATACAAGATCTACATCTTCAAGGTGTTGAAGCAAGTTCATCCAGATATTGGAATATCAAGCAAAGCTATGGGTATAATGAACAGTTTTATCAATGACATATTCGAGAAGCTTGCTCAGGAATCGTCTAGGCTTGCTAGGATCAACAAGAAGCCAACTATCACTTCTCGGGAGATTCAAACTGCTGTTCGGTTGGTGCTTCCTGGTGAATTGGCTAAGCATGCTGTCTCTGAGGGTACTAAGGCTGTTACCAAATTTACTAGTGGTTGA